The following proteins come from a genomic window of Cryomorphaceae bacterium:
- the sppA gene encoding signal peptide peptidase SppA: MKQFFKFMFASMLGFVISGVVLIFIFIAVLAGVIASSFDTKSSRTVDVKDKTVLHITMDQNIVDRGRDQDFDFSFPGFETRGRMGLNQVLRNLEKASKDDKVSGIFLDFSSVSIGMSSLDEIRQALIDFRESGKWIVSYSETYSLMSYYLASVSDEIYIYPEGMLDFRGLQSEIMFMKGMLEKLDIEPQIIRGPDNKYKSAVEPFFLDKMSDSNREQIQELIDSAWDHIRGSIAASRGLSSDELNTIADGMLIREASDAVKYGMADRTMYKDELLALIREKLEIEKKGDIEFLTLRRYFRAPDPQKAEKIKRSLLEGKKDKVAIVYASGAIEGGDGDRETIGSERISKAIRQARLDTTVKAIVLRVNSPGGSALASDVIWRETVLAKAEKPFVVSMGDVAASGGYYISCAADKIYAMPNTITGSIGVFGMLPNMEKFFNNKLGITFDGVKTNRFADMMTISRALDPEEMAIIEESVVKIYDDFKDKVADGRKMSPIKVEEVARGRVWTGTDALKMGLVDELGGLDAAIADAAERAGLGEDFDVKGYPELKDPFEEFIKELTGQAEVWAAGVILGNDARMAKRFNQARKIQKLEGVQMLMPYEIDVR; the protein is encoded by the coding sequence ATGAAGCAGTTTTTCAAATTTATGTTTGCCTCAATGCTCGGTTTCGTCATCTCGGGCGTTGTTCTCATTTTCATTTTTATAGCGGTTCTTGCAGGAGTCATTGCAAGTTCATTTGACACAAAAAGTTCACGAACTGTAGACGTCAAAGACAAAACCGTACTGCACATCACCATGGATCAAAACATCGTTGATCGCGGCAGGGATCAGGATTTTGACTTTAGCTTTCCGGGTTTTGAAACCCGCGGAAGAATGGGGCTCAATCAAGTGCTGCGAAATCTCGAAAAAGCATCCAAAGACGACAAAGTATCGGGTATTTTCCTTGACTTCAGCTCTGTATCCATAGGCATGTCGAGTTTGGATGAAATCCGTCAGGCTTTGATCGATTTTCGCGAAAGCGGAAAATGGATTGTGAGTTACTCCGAAACCTACTCACTGATGTCTTATTACCTGGCATCTGTCTCAGACGAAATCTACATCTACCCTGAGGGGATGCTCGATTTCAGAGGACTCCAAAGTGAAATTATGTTCATGAAAGGAATGCTCGAAAAACTCGATATCGAGCCACAAATCATTCGTGGACCTGACAACAAGTACAAAAGTGCAGTTGAGCCGTTTTTCCTCGACAAGATGAGCGATTCAAACAGGGAGCAAATTCAGGAGCTGATTGATTCAGCCTGGGATCACATTCGGGGAAGCATCGCTGCTTCGCGTGGATTGTCGTCAGACGAACTCAATACCATAGCCGATGGCATGCTGATTCGGGAGGCATCTGATGCCGTTAAATATGGTATGGCCGACCGAACCATGTACAAGGATGAACTGCTAGCGCTTATCCGTGAAAAGCTTGAAATTGAAAAGAAAGGCGACATCGAATTTCTCACCCTGCGTCGTTACTTCCGCGCACCAGACCCGCAGAAAGCCGAAAAAATCAAGCGTTCGCTGCTCGAAGGCAAAAAAGATAAGGTTGCCATTGTCTATGCTTCAGGGGCCATTGAAGGTGGCGACGGTGACCGCGAAACCATTGGCTCAGAGCGCATTTCCAAAGCCATCCGGCAGGCACGTCTGGATACCACCGTAAAAGCCATTGTACTCCGCGTAAATTCGCCCGGAGGAAGCGCGTTGGCGTCTGATGTAATCTGGCGCGAAACCGTACTGGCTAAGGCCGAAAAACCCTTTGTTGTTTCAATGGGAGATGTAGCCGCATCAGGCGGGTATTATATTAGTTGCGCAGCTGATAAAATCTACGCCATGCCCAATACCATCACGGGCTCCATTGGTGTATTCGGGATGCTACCCAATATGGAGAAGTTCTTTAACAATAAACTGGGCATCACCTTTGACGGAGTAAAAACCAACCGCTTCGCTGACATGATGACTATTTCGCGTGCGTTGGACCCCGAGGAAATGGCCATCATTGAAGAATCGGTGGTAAAAATCTATGACGACTTTAAGGACAAGGTAGCCGACGGCCGGAAAATGTCGCCCATCAAAGTGGAAGAAGTAGCCCGCGGGCGCGTGTGGACCGGAACAGACGCCCTGAAAATGGGCCTGGTGGACGAGCTCGGCGGACTTGACGCTGCCATTGCCGATGCTGCAGAGCGCGCAGGACTCGGCGAAGACTTCGACGTAAAAGGATATCCTGAATTAAAGGATCCCTTTGAAGAATTTATAAAGGAACTCACCGGACAGGCCGAAGTGTGGGCCGCCGGAGTAATCCTCGGTAACGACGCACGTATGGCCAAACGATTCAACCAGGCGCGCAAAATTCAAAAGCTCGAGGGCGTGCAAATGCTGATGCCTTACGAGATTGACGTGCGCTAG
- the folK gene encoding 2-amino-4-hydroxy-6-hydroxymethyldihydropteridine diphosphokinase translates to MVNFAPSMQYLLSLGSNIGDRLKNLSDAVYLIGCRCGRVLNASAIYQTPPWGFTADQPFYNQVLLLDSELEPHSLLAQLLAIEIELGRTRVEGAVGYTSRTIDLDMLMAGDTVIHTEGLELPHPRFHERAFVLIPACEIASEWCHPITGATIGELAGMHKMPVDMIRLP, encoded by the coding sequence ATGGTTAATTTTGCGCCTTCTATGCAGTATCTGCTTTCTCTGGGCTCTAATATAGGCGATCGGTTGAAAAATCTATCGGACGCTGTATATCTTATCGGGTGCCGTTGCGGGCGCGTTTTGAATGCGTCTGCAATTTATCAAACGCCACCGTGGGGTTTTACTGCCGATCAGCCGTTTTACAACCAGGTCTTGTTGCTGGATTCTGAGTTAGAACCCCATTCGCTGCTTGCACAGTTGCTGGCCATTGAGATTGAGTTGGGCAGAACGAGGGTAGAGGGGGCGGTGGGTTATACCTCCCGAACCATAGATTTAGATATGTTGATGGCGGGCGACACGGTGATTCATACCGAGGGGCTCGAATTACCCCATCCCCGTTTTCATGAACGCGCGTTTGTGCTGATTCCTGCCTGCGAAATTGCCTCCGAATGGTGCCATCCCATAACTGGTGCAACCATTGGAGAACTGGCCGGTATGCACAAAATGCCTGTTGATATGATACGCCTGCCATGA
- a CDS encoding deoxynucleoside kinase, which translates to MRRYVAIEGNIGAGKTTLARKLAEQWDADLLLEEFEDNPFLPQFYDNPERHAFAVELYFLADRYHQLRQRLSNPSLFHQVTVSDYFMGKSLIFSATNLRDDEYDLFARLFHIMFETLPKPDLLVYLYLDVERSLEQIRKRGRPYEQQISADYLQRVQERYLQFIRQQPGLTSLVIDMKDADFVDDKSVYASLLNLINQRYEQGFHTAILKGS; encoded by the coding sequence ATGAGAAGATACGTGGCCATTGAAGGGAATATTGGGGCGGGTAAAACTACTCTTGCCCGCAAGCTGGCTGAGCAGTGGGATGCTGATTTGCTGCTCGAGGAATTTGAAGACAACCCGTTTTTGCCACAGTTCTACGACAACCCTGAGCGTCATGCTTTCGCGGTAGAACTGTACTTTCTTGCTGACCGTTACCATCAATTGCGCCAGAGGCTGAGCAACCCGAGTCTTTTTCATCAAGTCACCGTTTCGGATTATTTCATGGGGAAATCGTTGATTTTTTCGGCTACCAACCTGCGCGATGATGAGTACGATCTTTTCGCGCGACTGTTCCATATTATGTTCGAAACGCTGCCTAAACCCGACCTTTTAGTGTATTTGTATCTGGATGTTGAGCGTTCACTTGAGCAAATAAGGAAGAGAGGAAGGCCCTACGAGCAGCAAATTTCGGCTGATTATCTGCAGCGAGTGCAGGAAAGATACCTGCAGTTTATCCGTCAGCAGCCCGGACTTACCTCATTGGTGATTGATATGAAAGATGCAGATTTTGTGGATGATAAATCTGTTTATGCGTCGCTTTTGAACCTGATCAACCAAAGGTATGAACAAGGATTTCATACAGCAATTCTTAAAGGTTCTTAA